Proteins from one Bactrocera neohumeralis isolate Rockhampton chromosome 3, APGP_CSIRO_Bneo_wtdbg2-racon-allhic-juicebox.fasta_v2, whole genome shotgun sequence genomic window:
- the LOC126753247 gene encoding uncharacterized protein LOC126753247, which produces MKPTLKVGLKSAILLLICLKICAARWETAYEHLCDKKGCSYLVRLDDIVEKIPHHLFFDWEWNGFYSVYMDDEANSFKYGHEICVDVNGCNGTFICAQIHEMTKLKEHVDLLVGGRVLVDNEPIYADDAMTFTFSGTENSITMPTDVENFLVELGY; this is translated from the exons ATGAAGCCTACATTAAAAGTCGGCCTTAAATCAGCCATCCTGCTACTGATTTGTCTAAAAATTTGCGCAGCCAGATGGGAGACCGCTTATGAGCACTTATGTGACAAAAAAGGCTGCAGTTATCTGGTGAGATTGGACGATATTGTGGAAAAGATACCGCATCATT TATTTTTCGATTGGGAATGGAACGGCTTTTATTCGGTGTATATGGATGATGAAGCGAACAGTTTTAAGTATGGTCATGAGATATGTGTGGATGTGAACGGCTGTAATGGCACATTTATTTGCGCTCAAATCCATGAAATGACCAAATTGAAGGAGCATGTCGATCTTCTAGTTGGGGGTCGCGTTCTTGTAGATAATGAGCCGATTTATGCAGATGATGCTATGACTTTTACATTTTCAGGCACTGAGAATTCTATAACAATGCCAACGGATGTGGAGAATTTTTTAGTAGAATTAGGTTACTGA